A single Pristiophorus japonicus isolate sPriJap1 unplaced genomic scaffold, sPriJap1.hap1 HAP1_SCAFFOLD_573, whole genome shotgun sequence DNA region contains:
- the LOC139254775 gene encoding heterogeneous nuclear ribonucleoprotein A3 homolog 2-like isoform X1, whose product MEDSQEPEQLRKLFIGGLSFETTDDSLRNHFEQWGRLTDCVVMRDPNTKRSRGFGFVTYSCVSEVDSAMSARPHKVDGRVVEPKRAVSREDSTRPGAHLTVKKIFVGGIKEDTEEHHLRDYFEKFGKIEVTEVMTDRQSGKKRGFAFITFDDHDAVDKIVVQKYHTVNGHNCEVRKALSREEMQNSGMNQRGRGSSGNFGRGSFNAGSGNFGGRGGGGGNFGNRGTFGGGSRGGGGGGGGSNYGGCGDGYNGFDGGYGGGTSYGGGSRGGPGYGGSPTYGNQGGGGGGGYGGSGGGYNDGYNGGFGGGGGGNFGGGNYNDFGNYPNQQSSNYGPMKSGGGSGGGGGGGYGGRNASGPYGSSYGGSGGGGGSGGGGGGSFGRRF is encoded by the exons GATTCACAGGAGCCTGAGCAGCTGCGCAAACTCTTCATTGGCGGCTTGAGCTTTGAAACGACAGACGACAGTCTTCGGAACCACTTTGAGCAATGGGGCCGACTGACGGACTGTGTG GTGATGAGAGATCCAAATACAAAACGCTCGAGGGGATTTGGCTTTGTGACGTACTCCTGTGTCTCGGAGGTGGACAGTGCCATGTCTGCCAGACCACACAAAGTAGATGGGCGTGTTGTGGAGCCTAAACGTGCCGTGTCGAGAGAG GACTCCACCAGACCAGGGGCACACTTAACTGTGAAGAAAATCTTTGTTGGCGGCATTAAGGAAGACACAGAGGAGCATCATCTCCGGGACTATTTTGAGAAATTTGGCAAGATCGAAGTCACTGAAGTGATGACCGATCGACAGAGTGGGAAGAAGAGGGGCTTTGCCTTCATCACATTTGATGACCACGATGCAGTCGATAAGATTGTTG TTCAAAAGTACCACACCGTCAATGGGCACAACTGTGAAGTCAGGAAGGCACTGTCCCGCGAAGAGATGCAGAATTCTGGCATGAACCAGAGAG GGAGAGGGAGCTCTGGCAACTTTGGCCGAGGCAGCTTTAATGCCGGAAGCGGTAACTTTGGCGGCCGCGGTGGTGGAGGAGGAAACTTCGGAAACAGAG GTACCTTTGGAGGTGGCTCACGTGGTGGTGGTGGCGGAGGAGGAGGCAGTAACTACGGAGGGTGCGGTGACGGATACAACGGATTTGACG GTGGCTACGGCGGGGGCACCAGCTATGGTGGTGGTAGCCGGGGTGGCCCTGGCTATGGAGGCAGCCCGACCTACGGCAACCAGGGAGGTGGCGGCGGCGGCGGATACGGTGGCAGTGGCGGCGGCTACAATGATGGCTACAACGGTGgatttggtggtggtggtggtg GCAACTTTGGAGGTGGCAACTACAATGACTTTGGAAACTATCCCAACCAGCAGTCTTCTAACTATGGACCGATGAAGAGCGGTGGCGGCagcggtggtggtgggggaggcggCTATGGAGGAAGGAACGCGAGTGGCCCCTATGGAA GTAGCTACGGAGGCTCCGGCGGTGGCGGCggaagtggtggtggtggtggtggctccTTTGGGCGCAGATTCTAA
- the LOC139254775 gene encoding heterogeneous nuclear ribonucleoprotein A3 homolog 2-like isoform X2, whose amino-acid sequence MEEPEQLRKLFIGGLSFETTDDSLRNHFEQWGRLTDCVVMRDPNTKRSRGFGFVTYSCVSEVDSAMSARPHKVDGRVVEPKRAVSREDSTRPGAHLTVKKIFVGGIKEDTEEHHLRDYFEKFGKIEVTEVMTDRQSGKKRGFAFITFDDHDAVDKIVVQKYHTVNGHNCEVRKALSREEMQNSGMNQRGRGSSGNFGRGSFNAGSGNFGGRGGGGGNFGNRGTFGGGSRGGGGGGGGSNYGGCGDGYNGFDGGYGGGTSYGGGSRGGPGYGGSPTYGNQGGGGGGGYGGSGGGYNDGYNGGFGGGGGGNFGGGNYNDFGNYPNQQSSNYGPMKSGGGSGGGGGGGYGGRNASGPYGSSYGGSGGGGGSGGGGGGSFGRRF is encoded by the exons GAGCCTGAGCAGCTGCGCAAACTCTTCATTGGCGGCTTGAGCTTTGAAACGACAGACGACAGTCTTCGGAACCACTTTGAGCAATGGGGCCGACTGACGGACTGTGTG GTGATGAGAGATCCAAATACAAAACGCTCGAGGGGATTTGGCTTTGTGACGTACTCCTGTGTCTCGGAGGTGGACAGTGCCATGTCTGCCAGACCACACAAAGTAGATGGGCGTGTTGTGGAGCCTAAACGTGCCGTGTCGAGAGAG GACTCCACCAGACCAGGGGCACACTTAACTGTGAAGAAAATCTTTGTTGGCGGCATTAAGGAAGACACAGAGGAGCATCATCTCCGGGACTATTTTGAGAAATTTGGCAAGATCGAAGTCACTGAAGTGATGACCGATCGACAGAGTGGGAAGAAGAGGGGCTTTGCCTTCATCACATTTGATGACCACGATGCAGTCGATAAGATTGTTG TTCAAAAGTACCACACCGTCAATGGGCACAACTGTGAAGTCAGGAAGGCACTGTCCCGCGAAGAGATGCAGAATTCTGGCATGAACCAGAGAG GGAGAGGGAGCTCTGGCAACTTTGGCCGAGGCAGCTTTAATGCCGGAAGCGGTAACTTTGGCGGCCGCGGTGGTGGAGGAGGAAACTTCGGAAACAGAG GTACCTTTGGAGGTGGCTCACGTGGTGGTGGTGGCGGAGGAGGAGGCAGTAACTACGGAGGGTGCGGTGACGGATACAACGGATTTGACG GTGGCTACGGCGGGGGCACCAGCTATGGTGGTGGTAGCCGGGGTGGCCCTGGCTATGGAGGCAGCCCGACCTACGGCAACCAGGGAGGTGGCGGCGGCGGCGGATACGGTGGCAGTGGCGGCGGCTACAATGATGGCTACAACGGTGgatttggtggtggtggtggtg GCAACTTTGGAGGTGGCAACTACAATGACTTTGGAAACTATCCCAACCAGCAGTCTTCTAACTATGGACCGATGAAGAGCGGTGGCGGCagcggtggtggtgggggaggcggCTATGGAGGAAGGAACGCGAGTGGCCCCTATGGAA GTAGCTACGGAGGCTCCGGCGGTGGCGGCggaagtggtggtggtggtggtggctccTTTGGGCGCAGATTCTAA